ATGGAGCACTTCGAGGACCTCATCTCCcgcgacggcttcgtcgagcaCGCGAAGTTTAGCGGCAACCGCTACGGCACAAGCAAGATGACCATTGAGGAGCAGACCCGCAAGGGCAAGGTCGTGGTGCTGGACATCGAAATGGAGGTCCGTCCGCTAAAGGCCTCCCCTTGACCCCGTGCTCGTGCCCACCATACTGACGCGCCCGCGTGCCCAGGGCGTGAAACAAATTAAGCAGTCCGACGTTCCGGCTCGCTTCGTCTTCATCGCGCCGCCCGATTGCGAcatcctcgaggcgcgcctcCGCGGACGCGGTACTGAAACTGAGGAGAGCATCCAGAAGCGCCTGGCCCAGGCCAAGAACGAGCTCGAATACTCCAAGACCCCCGGTGTTcacgacatcatcatcgtcaacgacAATCTCGAGAAGGCTTACAAGCAGCTTGAGGACTTTGTATACAAGCCTCTCGACGCCTGAATGAATCATGATAATATGACCAACTAGATAGACGATGCTATAGGTTCGCATATGGCGGCCATTCAGAATATTTGAAGCGAACACCGCAGCTTTCTTCTGCGTTAGTTTAGGCACATTGGGAGCAAAACAGGCGCAGATAACTCCCATTACGAGGTGCCTACGTGGAGGTCTTGTCCCCTCTTCATCCGTGCTCTGCATGTAACCACTCTGTACGACGTGACAACAGACTCTGATCGTATGCGAGCGCGAGCTAAGAGGCCTGATTATAAGATAGGGAGAAATGGTAAAGAAGAGCCTCGTGGGCTTCATGGGCTACTAAAGACAAATTGAATCGCGTGCAAACAACGTACAGCCAACCACTGTAATGCGGCAGACCCCAGAAAGCCACTGAACCCGGCTCAAACAAATCCGCTCAACACACTGGCCATGCTCTCCTTGCCGCCAGTCAGCCAGCCTTGTCGCCTTGACTGCGCATGATCCGCCTAGGTGCTCTCTCCACCATGGCTCGTCGAAGAAAAGGCTTTTCAGACCAGTCATGAGTCGGATTGCCACGGAAAAAATGGTCTCCCTTCCCAGACCTGGTATATTACTGCCATCTGCCCCGCATGACCAGTGACAGATGTCGATTTCTCGTTGGGAAAACGGTCTGGTGCACTCCCCCCCTAGCCGTCCAGCGACGCCATTGCTCCCTCGCAAGAACAAGCATCAATAACAAACATCTGCCTAGTACCCGTTCATGGCCATTCGTTGCGAGTTGCGGCTCAGCTCCCGATCAGCAGCGGGGCTGATGGGTCGGCTGCtagcaccaccgccgtgtGCGCTGCTCTCCTtcagggccagcagctgcttggCACGGAAAGTCTCGTAGTGAGTCTGAGAGGTCGTCTCAATGAGATCCTGGAGGTGTGTTCGGAGCAGGAAGTTGCGCAGGTAGACGAATTCGCAGTGGTTCTCGTCTTCGACGTTGATGACGCCCCATCGGTTCTGGCGGCCGCGAACCTGCTTTCCGTCGACAATGATGGACTTCTCCGACCCGACAACGGCGAAAGGCACGAGGCTCTGCGATACATTAGACTCGAACAAGGCAGTCAGCAGAGCAGGTCGCCGCATACCTTGATCTGACCATTCAGCGCAcgctcctcgtcatcgaacTCCTCATTGTCATACGGGAACATCTTGAGGTTATGGAAGGCGAACTCCTCCTTGATGCGCTCCTTGAAGTCCCGACGCTCCTCCACGGTGAGGGTGTCGGCCTTGGCAATAACGGGCACGACATTGACGACATCTGAGAGCTTCTTGAGGACAACAATGTCAATGGGCTTCAGGGAGTGACCGGAGGGCTGGATGAAGAACAGGCAGCAGTGGATGCGAGTGTCCTGGATATAGCGCTCGCGCTGGGCAGTGAGTTCCTTTCGCAGATACGCAGAGTGCTGGTCCTTAATGTACTTGACGATGGGGTCCCAGCATCGGTCGTTGTTGACAAGATCGCCATAACCGGGAGTGTCGACAATGTTGAGCCTCAGTCGGACGCCATTCTCCTCGATGATGTGGGACACAGCCTGGATCTCGGTGGTGGAGCGGATGGGCTCCTCGGGCTGCAGGCGACCCTTGGAGTCGATGAGGTGCGAAGCAAAGATGGTGTTGATCAGAGTCGACTTGCCCAGACCAGTCTGGCCTGCAAGAGTCAGAATGTCAGCCAAGGCAGCCCAGGCAAGAGTCGGCGGGGGGTGGGCGGAGCACGATGCCCATTCGGGTCGCCTGAGTCGTCGAACATACCAACGCAGATGACATTGAACTGGAAACCACGCTTCAACAGCTTCTTCTCAATCTGAGACGTGATGCTGTCGAAACCGACGTGGCTCTTGGGGACAATAGTGCTCGCAGGCATGGTGGCCATCTTGACTGTCGGGCGATGGGGGGGCGGACCGGCTAAAGGAGACCACGAAAGGGGTTGCGAATTGGTGAAGCTGAGATGCCTTATCTCTGCCCGGTTCCAAGAAAAAGAAGCTGAGCTAGGCCTGCCGGACGAGGGAGAAGACTCGCACGCAACGAGACGTAAAGGGATGCAGACGCAACGGGTGTAGTCGGGTTGGGGATGGCAAACGAGAGTTGAGGTTCTTGggaggagcgcggcgccgacgaggtcagGACAGGTCGGGCCAAAGAAGGGGTGACTTTTTGGCTCAGGACCTGGGGCGCAAGCCAAGTTGGCCAGCGTCGCCCCGCCCCTGCCAATTGCCAGCCATAATTTCGCTCTCCAGGCAGGTGCAGGGACCgagaaaggggggaaggagCGGGCCTTGGGCACTTGCTTTTGGAGCTGGCCATTGGCCAACCCACAGTCCGTGCGTTGTGCGCCGGTGATTGGTCGGTGCTGTGGCTCCGTGGAAGCTCGCGGGCAGACTTTTGGATGAAGGTCCGTCACGCGAATTTGCCGTTGAGACAGTGGCATCAAAAAACGAAACGACGCCTCGCGACACTGCGTCGCAGCTGATTGCACATCGACCGTCGCCACCACGGTAGCTCGCGAGCCGCTGCG
The genomic region above belongs to Purpureocillium takamizusanense chromosome 5, complete sequence and contains:
- the GUK1 gene encoding Guanylate kinase (COG:F~EggNog:ENOG503P1VP), translating into MPPRFSTVAILPCLTSSVAPFIRSPTPRFLRRMATLPPDNRPIVVSGPSGVGKGTLYNLLFQRHPDTFTLSVSHTTRAPRDGEQHGVHYHFVPMEHFEDLISRDGFVEHAKFSGNRYGTSKMTIEEQTRKGKVVVLDIEMEGVKQIKQSDVPARFVFIAPPDCDILEARLRGRGTETEESIQKRLAQAKNELEYSKTPGVHDIIIVNDNLEKAYKQLEDFVYKPLDA
- the CDC10 gene encoding cell division control protein (EggNog:ENOG503NUHB~COG:D~COG:T~COG:Z), encoding MATMPASTIVPKSHVGFDSITSQIEKKLLKRGFQFNVICVGQTGLGKSTLINTIFASHLIDSKGRLQPEEPIRSTTEIQAVSHIIEENGVRLRLNIVDTPGYGDLVNNDRCWDPIVKYIKDQHSAYLRKELTAQRERYIQDTRIHCCLFFIQPSGHSLKPIDIVVLKKLSDVVNVVPVIAKADTLTVEERRDFKERIKEEFAFHNLKMFPYDNEEFDDEERALNGQIKSLVPFAVVGSEKSIIVDGKQVRGRQNRWGVINVEDENHCEFVYLRNFLLRTHLQDLIETTSQTHYETFRAKQLLALKESSAHGGGASSRPISPAADRELSRNSQRMAMNGY